Proteins co-encoded in one Coriobacterium glomerans PW2 genomic window:
- a CDS encoding TrmH family RNA methyltransferase, with protein sequence MRCQLVRIRELADERLDAYARLTERELRSVLEPEKGLFIAESAKVIERALEAGMEPISFLVAEDRLESLEPILALVDAAEPIPIFVAAQELLVSLTGFALTRGALAAMRRPPLPDPVEMLAGCRRVCVLDGLVDHTNVGAAFRSAAALNVDAVLVSPTCCDPLYRRAVRVSMGTVFQVPWTRLGADRASWPQDGMATLRAAGFTCAALALADESISLDDPILTAIDRLALFFGTEGRGLSDRVIEACDMIVRIPMAGGVDSLNVAAASAVVFWQLCPHATNRYRYRPSRFA encoded by the coding sequence GTGAGATGCCAGCTCGTACGTATTCGCGAGCTGGCAGATGAGCGCCTCGACGCCTATGCGCGACTCACCGAGCGAGAGCTGCGATCGGTTCTCGAGCCCGAGAAGGGCCTGTTTATCGCTGAGAGCGCCAAGGTGATCGAGCGCGCGCTCGAGGCGGGCATGGAGCCGATCAGCTTTCTTGTGGCCGAGGACCGTCTCGAGTCGCTCGAACCGATTCTCGCGCTTGTCGACGCAGCCGAACCGATACCCATATTCGTCGCAGCTCAGGAACTTTTGGTATCGCTCACCGGCTTCGCGCTCACGCGAGGCGCGCTTGCCGCCATGCGCCGTCCGCCTCTGCCGGACCCCGTCGAGATGCTCGCGGGATGCCGTCGCGTCTGCGTTCTCGATGGCCTCGTCGATCACACGAATGTGGGTGCGGCGTTTCGCAGCGCGGCGGCACTCAACGTCGATGCGGTGCTCGTCAGCCCCACGTGCTGCGATCCTCTGTACCGTCGAGCGGTTCGCGTGTCCATGGGCACGGTGTTTCAGGTGCCTTGGACGAGATTGGGAGCAGATCGCGCGAGCTGGCCTCAAGACGGCATGGCGACGCTGCGCGCCGCCGGCTTCACGTGCGCCGCGCTCGCGCTGGCCGACGAATCGATCTCTCTGGACGACCCGATTCTCACAGCAATCGATCGATTGGCGCTGTTCTTCGGAACCGAGGGCCGCGGTCTCAGCGATCGGGTCATCGAGGCGTGCGACATGATCGTTCGCATACCGATGGCGGGCGGTGTGGACTCGCTGAACGTGGCCGCCGCCTCTGCTGTCGTCTTCTGGCAGCTCTGCCCTCACGCTACCAACAGATATAGATATCGTCCCAGCCGCTTTGCATGA
- a CDS encoding ComEA family DNA-binding protein, whose protein sequence is MAQLSRAGAADKAARLQKRFGRRPLIAAAIAILVIVAVIVGAMQANGRAVSIERDVRSDTGSTARGSRGRDESGSGKRDRNGRAAGSKDSDDQQTETQQLVVDVSGAVMAPAVVQLVSGARVADAIAAAGGLSSDADVSALNRAAKVSDGDKIYVPRQGEQGAPAAPAGQKAGSNSGGRAASGASSLVNINTATAEELDALPGVGPSTAQAIIDDRTQNGPFSGIEDLMRVSGIGEKKFEKLKSKICA, encoded by the coding sequence ATGGCACAGCTTTCGCGCGCAGGCGCTGCGGACAAGGCGGCTCGATTACAAAAACGGTTTGGACGTCGGCCCCTGATCGCCGCGGCGATCGCGATTCTTGTCATCGTCGCCGTGATCGTAGGCGCGATGCAGGCGAATGGTCGGGCCGTCTCGATCGAGCGGGATGTCCGGTCGGACACCGGCTCGACCGCTCGGGGGTCGCGCGGTCGAGATGAGAGCGGATCGGGCAAACGGGATCGAAATGGCCGCGCTGCGGGCTCCAAAGACAGCGATGATCAGCAGACCGAGACACAGCAGCTTGTTGTCGACGTCTCGGGTGCCGTCATGGCGCCCGCCGTCGTTCAGCTCGTTTCCGGTGCCCGCGTCGCCGATGCCATCGCCGCAGCCGGTGGCCTTTCCTCAGACGCTGATGTCTCGGCGCTCAACCGAGCCGCCAAGGTCTCAGACGGAGACAAGATCTATGTCCCCCGGCAGGGCGAGCAGGGAGCACCCGCTGCCCCCGCTGGCCAAAAGGCCGGATCGAATTCCGGCGGCAGGGCGGCATCGGGTGCGAGCTCATTGGTGAACATCAACACCGCCACCGCAGAGGAGCTCGATGCGCTTCCCGGCGTGGGACCTTCGACGGCGCAGGCGATCATTGACGATCGCACTCAGAACGGCCCGTTTTCCGGCATAGAGGATCTGATGCGGGTGAGCGGGATCGGCGAGAAGAAGTTCGAGAAACTGAAAAGCAAGATCTGCGCATGA
- a CDS encoding DNA internalization-related competence protein ComEC/Rec2 — translation MRRKANPELPPRPYIPPATAAAAASIATAACIFEIGWRFALSGAVSLMPIWVPVIFGLASGGMALTGWRLRRHRGAARALGCWLLWAAAGIVLACMASCWALQARATAMQAFFSAPVSGYRFVTRGDPTLTDLGAQISADAFDSDGVKVARVRLSTGKTYERGCSLALIGRAKRLDDTDWSRSRFMRGEIAVVQSVRVTHQSKASSFDPLGAARASMLSVIGPSRDDAAALTAAVVCGRSCEFNRTSSADLFSRTGAVHLIAISGSHIAVLSALLGSLLLRMPLSPRGRTICLLLVMGVYVLFTGCSPSAVRSCSMAALGMAARLGSRRAHALSGLMLVTAALVIMTPGIVYELGFQLSVASVLFISIFGRYITCILCRCGLPPLIAEALAITICAQWATLPLAVPAFGQISLIAPLASLVLAPVMGALLVCGLVAAPLGALVPVLAPVVFVPQALARVSIFAAQLLAAVPFSSVYATMPPLMAAASCFLACALLAWWKDVRRWQLLAVVGLIAVLCAGHVLFWTRAAPACVTVLDVGQGDSILIRDGSAAMLVDAGVDDAVCSALVRNNVYRLDAVLITHWDLDHCGGVPYIVSMMPVDRLFVARGASGNVPPELASADLPPIVEVSAGDRLRIGAFNGEIVWPREPVGGLENGDSLVVDMRYERDGRRLSVLLTGDSELEQERRYAAGVGSVDVLKLGHHGSAVSVDDDLLRTLSPAVAIASAGKNNRYGHPTEKCVEAVKHFGARFLCTIDVGDVALFPDRDGVRLNVEHAGGVQ, via the coding sequence ATGAGGCGCAAGGCAAACCCGGAGCTGCCTCCTCGACCATATATTCCACCTGCGACGGCTGCCGCCGCGGCTTCGATCGCGACGGCTGCTTGCATATTCGAGATCGGTTGGCGTTTTGCTCTCTCGGGTGCGGTCTCGCTGATGCCGATTTGGGTTCCCGTCATCTTCGGCCTCGCTTCCGGGGGTATGGCGCTCACCGGGTGGCGGCTGCGTCGGCACCGAGGTGCCGCGCGCGCCCTGGGTTGCTGGCTTCTGTGGGCAGCTGCGGGCATCGTGCTCGCGTGCATGGCGAGCTGCTGGGCCCTCCAAGCGCGCGCGACCGCGATGCAGGCGTTTTTTTCAGCGCCCGTGAGCGGCTATCGCTTTGTCACACGAGGCGATCCGACGCTCACGGATCTGGGCGCTCAGATCAGCGCGGACGCATTTGACTCCGATGGAGTCAAAGTCGCTCGCGTGCGCCTGAGCACCGGCAAGACATATGAGCGCGGCTGCAGCCTCGCGCTCATCGGTCGCGCCAAGCGGCTCGACGATACCGACTGGTCGCGCAGCCGCTTCATGCGAGGCGAGATCGCTGTCGTTCAGAGCGTTCGCGTGACACACCAGAGCAAAGCGAGCTCATTCGATCCGCTCGGCGCCGCTCGCGCATCCATGCTCTCCGTCATCGGTCCGAGTCGCGATGACGCCGCCGCGCTCACCGCCGCGGTCGTGTGCGGCAGATCGTGCGAGTTCAACCGGACGTCCTCCGCCGATTTATTCAGCAGGACGGGCGCGGTCCATCTCATCGCGATATCCGGAAGCCACATCGCTGTTCTCTCGGCTCTTCTGGGATCGCTGCTTCTTCGGATGCCCCTCTCGCCCCGCGGTCGCACCATCTGTCTGCTGCTGGTGATGGGCGTCTATGTGTTGTTTACGGGCTGTTCCCCCTCAGCTGTGCGCTCGTGCTCCATGGCGGCTCTGGGCATGGCGGCGCGCCTCGGCTCGCGTCGCGCGCACGCGCTGTCCGGGCTCATGCTGGTCACGGCGGCGCTTGTCATCATGACTCCGGGCATCGTCTATGAACTGGGGTTTCAGCTTTCAGTTGCAAGCGTGTTGTTCATCTCGATATTCGGGCGCTACATCACATGCATCCTGTGCCGCTGCGGGCTCCCCCCACTCATAGCCGAGGCTCTCGCCATCACGATCTGCGCGCAGTGGGCGACCCTGCCTCTCGCCGTTCCCGCGTTCGGTCAGATCTCCCTGATCGCTCCTCTTGCCAGCCTCGTGCTCGCTCCGGTGATGGGCGCGCTGCTCGTATGCGGCCTTGTCGCGGCTCCGCTCGGGGCGCTGGTCCCCGTGCTCGCTCCCGTGGTCTTCGTGCCGCAGGCGCTGGCGCGCGTCTCTATCTTTGCGGCCCAGCTCCTGGCAGCCGTGCCGTTCTCCTCGGTGTATGCGACCATGCCTCCGCTGATGGCGGCCGCATCCTGCTTTTTGGCGTGCGCGCTCCTCGCCTGGTGGAAAGATGTGAGACGATGGCAGCTGCTCGCGGTCGTCGGGCTAATCGCCGTTCTGTGCGCGGGCCATGTGCTCTTCTGGACTCGCGCCGCGCCCGCGTGCGTGACCGTGCTCGACGTCGGTCAGGGAGATTCCATACTGATTCGAGATGGGTCCGCGGCGATGCTCGTCGACGCCGGCGTGGATGATGCCGTCTGCTCGGCGCTCGTGCGCAACAATGTCTATCGGCTCGATGCCGTTCTCATCACGCATTGGGATCTGGACCATTGCGGAGGGGTGCCCTACATCGTCTCCATGATGCCCGTCGATCGCCTCTTCGTCGCTCGAGGAGCATCGGGCAACGTGCCCCCCGAGCTCGCTTCGGCGGATCTGCCGCCCATCGTCGAGGTCTCGGCAGGCGATCGGCTGAGAATCGGCGCGTTCAACGGCGAGATCGTATGGCCGCGAGAGCCGGTGGGGGGCCTTGAGAACGGTGACTCGCTTGTCGTCGATATGCGCTACGAGCGCGACGGCCGCCGTCTCTCCGTGCTTCTCACCGGGGATTCCGAGTTGGAACAGGAGCGACGCTACGCCGCCGGCGTCGGTTCAGTGGACGTGTTGAAACTCGGGCATCACGGTTCCGCCGTCTCCGTCGACGACGATCTGCTTCGGACGCTGTCGCCGGCGGTGGCGATCGCGAGCGCCGGCAAGAACAATCGATATGGCCATCCG
- the ftsH gene encoding ATP-dependent zinc metalloprotease FtsH: MEMDDRKRKRTLLMYILLICAVYLIVNVFVLPRVKQQQIKDTDYSQFVDDLNKKNIDSVEYHTDSYEILYKKKGEDDSIAYRTTGVPNDAAFTDRVLKAGASLKSTYNDGSSNAIFSLLLTMILPIGFFALAGWLLNRRMKKSMGDDGPSMNFGGGFGMGGGLGKSGARIIGSKEVGITFKDVAGQEEAKEALKEVVDFLENPKRYEEIGAKLPRGALLVGPPGTGKTLMAKAVAGEAGVPFFSISGSEFVEMFVGRGAAKVRDLFKQANEKAPCIVFIDEIDTIGKRRDGGGISGNDEREQTLNQLLTEMDGFDNHKGIVVIAATNRPDTLDPALLRPGRFDRRIPVELPDLAGRNAILKLHSKDVKTEEPIDLNAVARATPGASGADLANIINEGALRAVRMGRKRATQDDFEESVEVVIAGMERKSTVLSDHEKQVVSYHEIGHAIVAASQKGAAPVTKITIVPRTSGALGYTMQVEDDEKFLTTRQEVLDKLTVYCGGRAAEELIFDEMTTGAANDIEQATKLARNMITRFGMSKEFGMMALGTVQNAYLNQDTSLTCAPGTAERVDEAVQKLLEAAHQRSLQLLRENKFKLHELARYLYKKESITGEEFMNLLSRENPLIPKPKTGSAAESDGAAAESESASQTRA, from the coding sequence ATGGAGATGGATGATCGCAAACGCAAGCGCACCCTGCTGATGTATATCCTGCTCATCTGCGCAGTTTATCTTATTGTGAACGTGTTCGTACTGCCCAGAGTCAAGCAGCAGCAGATCAAGGATACGGATTACTCTCAATTCGTGGACGATCTCAACAAGAAGAATATCGACTCGGTGGAGTATCACACGGATTCCTATGAGATCCTCTACAAGAAAAAAGGGGAGGACGACAGCATCGCCTACCGGACGACGGGTGTTCCCAACGATGCGGCGTTCACCGATCGGGTGCTCAAAGCCGGCGCCTCGCTCAAGTCGACCTACAACGACGGCAGTTCCAACGCGATATTCTCTCTGCTGCTGACGATGATTCTCCCGATCGGATTTTTCGCACTCGCAGGTTGGCTGCTCAACCGCCGTATGAAGAAGTCGATGGGCGACGACGGACCCTCTATGAACTTCGGTGGTGGTTTCGGTATGGGCGGCGGCTTGGGCAAGTCCGGGGCGAGGATCATCGGCTCCAAGGAGGTCGGTATCACATTCAAGGATGTGGCGGGCCAGGAGGAGGCGAAGGAGGCCCTCAAAGAGGTCGTGGACTTTCTTGAGAATCCCAAGCGCTATGAGGAGATAGGTGCCAAGCTTCCGCGGGGCGCGCTGCTCGTCGGCCCCCCGGGAACCGGCAAGACCCTGATGGCGAAGGCGGTCGCCGGCGAGGCAGGCGTGCCGTTCTTCTCGATCTCGGGCTCCGAGTTCGTCGAGATGTTCGTCGGGCGCGGCGCGGCGAAGGTGCGCGATCTGTTCAAACAGGCCAACGAGAAGGCCCCGTGCATCGTCTTCATCGATGAGATCGATACGATCGGCAAACGCCGGGACGGCGGTGGCATCTCGGGCAACGATGAGCGCGAGCAGACTCTGAATCAGCTGCTGACTGAGATGGACGGATTCGACAACCACAAGGGAATCGTGGTCATCGCGGCGACGAATCGTCCCGATACACTCGATCCGGCGCTGCTCCGGCCGGGTCGTTTCGACCGTCGGATCCCGGTCGAGCTGCCCGATCTCGCGGGCAGAAACGCGATTCTCAAGCTTCACTCGAAGGATGTCAAGACGGAGGAGCCCATCGATCTGAATGCGGTCGCGCGGGCCACCCCTGGAGCTTCGGGGGCCGATCTGGCAAATATCATCAATGAGGGGGCCCTGCGGGCCGTGCGCATGGGGCGCAAGCGCGCCACCCAAGATGATTTCGAGGAATCGGTCGAGGTCGTCATCGCGGGCATGGAGCGCAAATCGACCGTCCTCTCCGACCATGAGAAACAGGTGGTGTCCTATCACGAGATCGGGCACGCGATCGTCGCCGCGAGCCAGAAGGGTGCAGCACCTGTCACCAAGATCACGATCGTGCCGCGCACGTCGGGAGCTCTGGGCTATACGATGCAGGTTGAAGATGATGAGAAGTTCTTGACCACGCGTCAGGAGGTGCTCGACAAGCTGACGGTCTACTGCGGCGGCCGGGCTGCCGAGGAGCTCATCTTCGATGAGATGACCACAGGTGCCGCCAATGACATCGAGCAGGCGACGAAGCTTGCGCGCAACATGATCACGCGCTTCGGGATGTCCAAGGAGTTCGGCATGATGGCTCTGGGTACGGTGCAGAACGCCTATCTCAATCAGGACACGTCGCTCACCTGCGCGCCGGGCACCGCAGAACGCGTCGACGAAGCAGTGCAGAAGCTTCTTGAGGCGGCGCATCAGCGTTCGCTGCAGCTGCTGAGGGAGAACAAGTTCAAGCTTCACGAGCTGGCGCGCTACCTTTACAAGAAGGAGTCCATCACCGGCGAGGAGTTCATGAACCTGCTCAGCCGCGAAAACCCGTTGATCCCGAAGCCGAAGACCGGCAGCGCGGCCGAATCGGACGGCGCCGCCGCTGAATCCGAGAGCGCTTCGCAGACCCGGGCCTGA